CTAAGCATCACATAACGATCCGGTATTTCAGTTGATCCTAGATCGAAAAACACGTAGTTACGAAGTGGGAACATTTCCCTTACACTTTGCCCGGTTGGAATGTTCTTGGGTGCGATAACAGCAAACTGGACTTCAGGTTCGATTACTACAACCTCTGCCGGCACTTTTTCTTCAACCTTTACCGGTGCTGGAATTTCACGGTCACGCCCAAGTTTCTGGACTTCAGGTTCGATTACCACAACCTTTGCCGGCACTTTTTCTTCAACCTTTACCGATGCTGGAATTTCACGGCCACGCCCAAGCTTAAGGGCAGCGCCTGCTCTCAAGGTTGTCACGTTCCATGTTTCAGTTGAACGAGGTGATTGACCAAAATATGGTTGAAAAGAAACAAAAGGCGAGAGCACAAATTGTGTATGCTTGTTCTGTGACGAGAGTGGGATATCATATCCTGCTCCGATTTGCATCGACACCAGCGTTTTGTTCATATCGCTAAAATCCCCATTCACATCTGGGTTGGCCACTTGTTCAGGGTAAGCAGGATTGATCCCTTGCTTGTAAGTGAATGATTTTGCCAGATTGAAAGCCAGACGTGGGCCACCATACAAATAAAAATTAGATTTAAATGGTGCCAGATGCAAGCTCGGTTCCACTGTAATATAACTAAGATCAGTAGATAAGTCCGCCGGGCAGTTACAAGGAGTAACTACTTGTTCGAACGAACCTTTGCGGTTGTCGTAACCAGCCTGCAGCATGACGCCCAATCTTGAGTCAGGACGATGAAACTCCACAAGGGGTGCTAGATAGAGTCCCACACCCTGGCCATTATGAAATGTAGCAGGAGGGGTGAAGTCTGAATTTAATTGATAGGTGGAGCCGCGATAGAAATTAATATTTGCACCTGCTGCTGCACCAAACCACCATGAGGGTTTCGTGAACTTGGCGTCCTGCGCCTGAAGGGGCGCCTGAATACCGATCAAAATCAAAGCGCTGATAATAAGACTTTTAATGGGCAGGCTATAAGGGGACCACGCCATGCGTGATCCCTTTTTAATATTAGTTTTAGTTTTCATGTTTTATTAT
This DNA window, taken from Bacteroidales bacterium, encodes the following:
- a CDS encoding outer membrane beta-barrel protein, with the translated sequence MKTKTNIKKGSRMAWSPYSLPIKSLIISALILIGIQAPLQAQDAKFTKPSWWFGAAAGANINFYRGSTYQLNSDFTPPATFHNGQGVGLYLAPLVEFHRPDSRLGVMLQAGYDNRKGSFEQVVTPCNCPADLSTDLSYITVEPSLHLAPFKSNFYLYGGPRLAFNLAKSFTYKQGINPAYPEQVANPDVNGDFSDMNKTLVSMQIGAGYDIPLSSQNKHTQFVLSPFVSFQPYFGQSPRSTETWNVTTLRAGAALKLGRGREIPASVKVEEKVPAKVVVIEPEVQKLGRDREIPAPVKVEEKVPAEVVVIEPEVQFAVIAPKNIPTGQSVREMFPLRNYVFFDLGSTEIPDRYVMLRKDQVKDFKEDQRESFKPKDLSGHSDRQMIVYYNVLNILGDRMMKNPSTTIKLVGSSEKGPKDARDMAESIKTYLVSGFGIDASRISTEGRDKPNIPSEQPGGTRELALLREGDDRRVSIESSSPILLMEFQSGPNAPLKPVEIFAVQEAPPESYVSFDVEGADEAFSSWLLEIRDENGNVQYYGPYTEEKVSISGKSILGTRPEGDYKVTMIGQTKSGKTVKKETSAHVVLWTQPKNEEVMRFSILYEFNKSKAIAMYEKYLTDIVTPMIPDGGTVIILGYTDIIGGETYNQELSLARANDVRNIIEKGLSKAGRSDVKFEVYGFGEDEKSSPFENKFPEERFYNRTVIIDIILRK